The Oncorhynchus kisutch isolate 150728-3 linkage group LG14, Okis_V2, whole genome shotgun sequence genomic sequence CACCAATGGTGGGATTCACATGTCTGAGAGACGATATTCTCCGAAATTCCTTTGCTAGCAGTAGTTGAGCAAACTCAAATCTGAACAACCTGGTGTAGTCGGCTGTTCATCGAGTCTAGTGGAAAACCACTTGGTGGTGAATGGTTTATGACCTGTAATATTACATTTCTATGTATATAATGTGTCAAATCAGACCCCACTGACATTTGACGTGTTTGAATGGTATATTGTTAAACAATGTCTAAAAATAAACGAGGTAAAAAAAGGGTCGTTTTGAGATTTATTTCAGAATTTAGACATGCTATATATTTGAGAACACTATAAAGAGTATGACACCAAGATGTCCGTATTATGTACAGTTCACAGACCATAGGTCTAAAAAGGGCCTAACATTACCAATTTAAACCAGTTCACAGATTCCGTCTCAAGGTGGAAGACGTGTCGTCATATGGAGCATTACCTGATCTCGCCTGTGAAGGCCCCCTTGGCAACTTTGTAGCAGTTCTGTGCGGCAACGCCGATCCTGGCATCCAGGTTCGAGCGGGCAAAGTCAAGGTAGACGGTGGGAGCACCACACACCACCTCTGAGtataagagagggaggtagagagaagagacaagagGGAGACAGTAGGAGGAGTGTAAAGCGTCCTCATGCTTCCCATCTGAAACAGTTCGGAACCGTTTGTGCATATTAGGTGGACATTTAGGTCTTCGGCAAGGGTTTTTTCAGTTGTTTGTGCACACTACATTTTTTACCTCCAGGCAAGCTGAAGTCAGAAGATTTACACCCCTTCGACTGGTGGATAGGCTGTTGGTAGACCAAGTCTTCAGTTGAGCAgtggcaaatatatatatataaaaaaatatatatggcaCAAGAGACCTGCctgattcacacctgtctgagtggactaatccattgagaAGGCCGCAGAGATGGTACACCAGTAGTTCATTGAGCatcatttctaatctacaatgtttgtttggttacagtaatttctgttaatgcattcaatatattacTGCAGTCTTACTGTTTTCATTGTGGGAGTGGACGCGTTGTTTACAGAGCCCACAACCTAGGCTAAACTTGCAAGGAAAAAAAAAGTTTCATTCAATTGAACAGTTGTCAATATAATCAGTCTTTTGTTTGGCACGCTATTGTCAATCTTGAGTAAGGACACGCACCTGATAACGCATATAACTATGCCTAGACTACCTGGACTGCACGCAAATGTAGGCTTATAAAATATGCCCATTTGGGGATCAGTTGGTGAATTAAGACAATCTGAAATTCTGTGGAGCTTCTCAACTTCTCAAGTCTGTTTTCACATTCATTGAGAATGACAGTTCCTCAACGTAGCTGATTTGAAATACCTTTTCAGCGCTATCCCTTTCGATAACCAAAACGGATGAGCAGGCTTATTACTGGGACTTTAAAGCCCAGGTCTCATCAATGCACACAGATGTTATGGGAAACTATGCTGAGTTTAATGAGCATAGCTCTCACTAACAGAAGTTCAAATTTCAAATGGTTGAGGTAACGATTAAAACGTAGGTATAGGTTAGGGTAAGGGCGTCCCAAGGATTCCACATGCGGTCAAAAGATACGTCACGTGACTTCAATGTCATGGTGTTATTCTCGCGTCGTTTGACGCAATCATCAGCATCATTCTTCTGTTtagtgataaaaaaatatatataaatactagTTTCATGttaacatgtgtgtgtatatgtattggTATCAATAAGAATGTAGTGTCAACGTATTAGGGCACATTTTAGACTGAAGATATTGAGACGAAAATAGAATGCCGGTTACCGGTTTCATCGTTGAGGCTTGCAGTGTTCAGGGTCGTTATAAGGTCGCCCAGGCTCTTCTTGTCACCGTTCATCTTCCAGTTTCCTCCTACGAAAAATTTTCTAGAAGACATGATGGCTGGGCGTTAGACGATACCGGAAAACCGACGACACGGGCCTAGGATGTGATGTGCTCGCAACAAACAGTGGGTAGCAGAAGCAGTCTTCTCCCCGTTTTTCTTTAAGCTTCTTCTTCTTCGGTGGGGTTTAACGGCAGTTGGCAACCAATATAATGTTacattaccgccaccaactggaccGGAGAACAAATCCATTCTACTTTGTGATAGAAAAAAATGAATTACACTGCCAACCACTGTATTAACCCTACACTCATAAAAAGACACTCCCCCCATTCCACTAATTTAACCCTATCTAATCCTTTACCAGGCCAATGGCCTGGGAGGAGGGGACAATACCATTCAACACCCCCTGTAACTCTTCACATTAAAATCTCCTAATtccaagtacttctctgcagctgccaccacaataccTGTTTTCTGTGACTTACGTTCCATACCTGctgtacagttgataaccatagCAATGAACACTAAAAAGacaaccttactgaagcacatTTCATTTGTAGGCCTATTACTCTGTACTGGCAACATTCTGCAACTCACCGGGagcctcttcacacacacacacacacacacacacacacacacacacacacacacacacacacacacacacacacacacacacacacacacacacacacacacacacacacacacacacacacacacacacacacacacacacacacacaccaccttttATCTAATCTACCACCCctttgcaggtagcctagtggttagagcattgggctagtaaccaaaaggttgctgggttgaatcccagagctgcgaaggtaaaattctgtcgttcttcccctgagcaaggcagttaatccactgttccccgggcgctgaagacgtggatgtcgattaaggcagccccatgcacctctctgattcagaggggttggattaaatgcggaagacacatttcagttgaagccattcagttgtacaactttcCCTTTCCCATTTGACTCTTACAACAATAGTGAGGGGATTCAATTAAGCTGCCCCGGGTTGAACCGGACTATGGCCCATTACGTGACCGGGCGAAGCCAGTGAGGGAGGTGTGCCATGCTCAAATCAACCGGTAATCTGCATCCCCTGGTCATATTGTCAACAATGCAGCATGGTGTGAATCATTCAGAAACAgaaagttcctctgtccagtgtctgttcttctgcccatcttaatcttttctttttattgtcaggtctgagatatggctttttctttgcaactctgcctagaaggtcagcatcccggagtcgcctcttcactgctgacgttgagaccggtgttttgcgggtactatttaatgaagctgtcagttgaggacttgtgaggcgtctgtttctcaaactagacactgtaatgaacttgtcctcttgctcagttgtgccctggggcctcccactcctctttctatcctggttagagacagtttgccctgttctgtgaagggagtagtacacagtgttgtaccggatcttcagtttcttggcaatttctggcatggaatagccttcatttctcagaacaagaatagactgatgagtttcagaagaaaggtctttgtttctggccattttcagcctgtaatcgaacccacaaatgctgatgctccagatacttaactagtctaaacgccagttttattgcttctttaatcagaacaacagttttcagctctgctaacataattgcaaaagggttttctaatgatcaattagccttttaaaatgatacatttggattagctaacacaatgtgcctttggaacacaggagtgatggttgctgataatgggcctctgtacacctatgtagatattccataaaaaaagtcagccgtttccagctacaatagtcatttacaacattaacaatgtctccactgtatttctgatcaatttgatgttattttaatgaaaaaaattgcttttatttcaaaaacaaggacatttctaagttaccccaaacttttgaacggtagtgtatgttctAATTTTTaaactagttttcattgggaacTCAGATAAAGCATTTTTATCAAAAGCGAACACTTTTGCACGtcaaaacacagaatcctactcattattcAATGTGCTGAACCTACGtcaaaacacagaatcctactcattattcAATGTGCTGAACCTACGtcaaaacacagaatcctactcattattcAATGTGCTGAACCTACGtcaaaacacagaatcctactcattattcAATGTGCTGAACCTACGtcaaaacacagaatcctactcattattcAATGTGCTGAACCTACGtcaaaacacagaatcctactcattattcAATGTGCTGAACCTACGtcaaaacacagaatcctactcattattcAATGTGCTGAACCTACGtcaaaacacagaatcctactcattattcAATGTGCTGAACCTACGtcaaaacacagaatcctactcattattcAATGTGCTGAACCTACGtcaaaacacagaatcctactcattattcAATGTGCTGAACCTACGtcaaaacacagaatcctactcattattcAATGTGCTGAACCTACGtcaaaacacagaatcctactcattattcAATGTGCTGAACCTACGtcaaaacacagaatcctactcattattcAATGTGCTGAACCTACGtcaaaacacagaatcctactcattattcAATGTGCTGAACCTACATCAAATAAAATGATCTTGTGGATGTCATGTGTTGTCAGTTCTTATATCCTTCAAGCCGACTTCAACATCGGCCAGAGGCGGAGGCCATCTGGCTCACACCGCGTAGGCAACCTAGTTCCAAATCAACATTCAGCCAGTGCAAACCGCGCCTACACAGGCGCCCAGGCGAGAttaatcaacacccccccccccccacacaatgtGGTCTTAATCTACAAAATATTGGCCTGGGATCCAATCTGGTAATAGCTTCAAAATATGTTTAACATTATCTTGTGGTTGTCAGTCCTTATATCTAGAAAGGTGGTTACATTTTCACAGCCCCACTAAAACCAAAACGTGGTCGCTTATCAATGTTTCCACAGGTTGAGTAGTTATGTTTATGTTCTGTTTAAATTGTGTTTTATTATGAAGCATTGGAGTACAGCAtgcaagctttttttttttacataagacGACAAGTAAAACATTTAGTAATGTCCTCCAGAAAGAGGTCTGTATATGAAATACAACTGTGTACATTAGCCTGGTCAAACTCTGTTCTAAATGGTTGACTGTCAAAGCACAAATACACAGACATGGTGTTAATGCAGTATTCTAGGTTTATTAGAAAGGTTTTTCAACGAACATAGCATGTTTACAGAGTTACTGCCGATGGGTAAAAGTGCTACAAAATGCAGTTGGGAGGGAATATATTGGTATCTGATATGTAACACCTCAAGAACCTTTTTCCTGAAGTAGGATTCAAGAATGCTGGACACTCAAAGTAGAGGGATAGACAAACTCGGATGTATGTGATTGAACATGGTTTAATTTTGTTGGTGATTGGTGATGGCAGCCATTTTGGGGCAAAGACAGAGGATGCTGCTGGTTAGCATGTATCATCATAGGCCCAAAATGGCATCATACATTGGATTTGTGTGACCAAACGGCACTGTACATCAACTCTGCACTCCGATAAATAATAAATGACctaaatgtaaataaatgtacAGCTAATAAGTGTGGGCTTTATACATCAAAGATCTCAAAACAATACAAATACATCTGTAATACTAAACCTTTATTTCTGTTcattatatttctgtatttatttcacatttttaTTGTCAAAAATCTATATGTGCAATTGTCACTCTCACCTTAGATACAAGTAGAGCATATTTTCTTCATTAATTCATTTATGATTTCAAATAATcctatttttttttatgtttgtcGTTGTCTCGGTATTGATAGTCTGAACAATAACTTTAAAATTCTCATGTGTACACGTAGTGTGGCTGCATTTTGTTCTGCTGTCGATGTCATTTATACAGTATGTTCTATGAAGTCCCATTCACCACCTCTCACATTGCATACATAGatgaaaaggaggggagagagagaagggaagaaattATGTGAACTGGTACGACAAACATGCTCCGCCTGATATCTCCCCAATCCCAAAATGAGCATCCTTATTTCTCAGGCTTGTGTTtaaccccttctcctctcctcccccccccccccccctcctccctgtcttcccctctctctttcccaatGTCGCCTCTGGAGGACCAGCTCAGTTCCAGATCTTCAGGAAGCTATCCCAGGATCCTGTGCAGACACCCAATCCATCGTCTGGCACCCCAATGCAGCTCACTCTGTTGTCATGGCCAGACagaacacctgagagagagagaaagagagagagagagagatgagaagaagaAAATAGTCATCTACACTGTTGCAAATGATGCAGTTCTAGTTTCTATTCCCTTTTTACCCGTGTTTCTTTGACTGACTGCCTCTCATCCAGACTTCTTTGACTATACGCTTTCTCCCTTTCATTACCTGTGTTTAAACCACCCacttatttacatttacatttgagccatttagcagatgctcctatcaagagcaacttacaggagcaattagggttacgtgccttgcacaagggcacatcggcagatttttcactCATGCCATCTATCTCCtcttctgcctccctctctttacaTTGACTGTTCTctttgtttgtctctgtctctactcactccttttcccccctcccctcagtcctctcccttctctctcactggTTTCACCACACACTTTTACTCACCAACTTTCTCGGCCTTCAGAGAATCCCAGATGTTGCAGTTGAAGTTGTCGTAGCCGGCGAAGATGAGGCGTCCTGAGCTGGAGAGGGAGACTGACGTGACGCCAGCATTCAATGCAGCGTCCTGGTAGCCATTGACCTCTTGGTCAGCACGGAGGTCGTACATCTTGAGGGTGCAGTCATCGGAACCTGTGATAACTGCAGTGCCACTAGGGTAGAACTGGGGTATAAAGAAGGCCATTTCAGTATGTAGTGTTTTGTATTGAACTTGAAGGTTAGTTTGCCCGGTGAGTTGACTGAGTTAGCAATGTACAGACTCCTTGGAAAGATTTGGTGTTGTGAAGCTAAATTATGTTTCGATTTTGGATCGCACTACCCCCTGACTACTGAAGTCACGTGGGTAGTCTCAACCGGAGCTCGAAACCAGAATCTTGTACCTGCAACCCAACATCTTGACAAGGTCGATAgttgttgggttaaggtcaccaCAGTATATAGATCATTCAGAGTCATTCTGACCAGGAAAAACCCTGGGGCGTGTCTTATGTGCTCACCGCAATAGCGTTAATGTCACTCGTGTGGCCGATGAAGGTCTGCTTGCAGCCGCCATCTCTTATGTCCCACAGCTTGGCGCTGGAGTCACACGCCCCTGAGATGAAAGAGTTCTGGTCTGGTGACAAGGCCAGGCACATACAGTCACCCACGTGGCTCTTGTAGATCACCTTCTGCTTGCCAGTCTCCAGATCCCACAGGCAACAAGTGGTGTCACCAGATGCTGTGAGGATCTCATTGTCGTTCAGGAAGCGGCTATGAGAAAGGTAGCCTGAGATGGAAGGAGAAAGATAGAGATGTTATTGTTTGTACTACTTATTTCCTACGTATTTGGATCTCATCCAATTTATGAACACGCTTTTGATGAATTCTCTTGTAGTTGGTCACGGAGTTGACCGTAAACCCAGTTGGTATCGGAGTTGACGATAACTCGGATGAAGCAGACATTGTACTACGATACCCACCTTCATGTGCGTCCAGCTCCCTGAGGGTCTTTGGGCTGGCACCCTTGATATTGGCGATGGTGCACATGTTATCCAGACCTCCGCTGGCCACCAGATTGCCAGAAGGGGCCATGGAGCAACTCATTACCCAGGAGGACTTGAGGGGGACGGCATATACCTGGAGGGCAGGGAGAAGAATGCTTAACCACTCACTTTCTAGTTTGCTTTGTCTCAAGGTTAGAAGACTTAAAATACCCAAATAGCTGACTTATAGCATATAAATACATTCGTAGTGTGTAGTCAAAGTCAAGACAATCTAAAAGAAAAGTGGGTACTGCTTCTACACGTCGGTGGTTGAAGTAGGGATTTACTCCACACATTTGCAAACCAAGTAGAAAGTTCTCTATATAAATCCTATGCATTAAGAGGAAAATAGTTAGAGATGTGAAGATGATGACTGATCAGTGATCACTCCTTACCTTGTTGCCGGTGTAGGTGTCCCAAATCAGAAGCTTGCCATCCTGTGAGGCACTGACCATGTGCCTGttggagagaaaaagaaaatggCTAGTCAGTATATCAAATTCTGTGAACAGGATTTAGGCACGAGGTCCAGTATGAATCTGGCTCAATACTTTGACAATGCAACATTTGAAACAATGAAAGCATTTTCATTGAACCCCATGACACCTGCATGCCATGGTGGACACATTAAACAATGGGACCTTTTGATATCAGAGTCCATTTGGTTTGAGTGGCGCATCAGACAACCCCTTGTATCGACCTTCTCTGTCTTGCTCAAGGTAGACCTTCTCTATGTTTTTCAATAGTCCCTATTCCACACTggctagtggtagtggtggggcgTCTATGGTGAGCTCGACTGTCCCTGGCGCCATCCCCATTCTCAGCTATCTGGACAAGAAAACCTTCTCACCTGTTATCAGCAGACCAGTGCAAGCCGTAGATTTTGGCCAAGTGTCCCTTCAATGTCTTTCTGTTTTTCAGCTGAACACGTGGTGCAGCCGCCACACCAGATGCTAGAGTGGCCATGGTGGTGTCATTGACCGCCTTGCGGCCTGCCTAGTGGTGGGAAAGGGATTCACAGG encodes the following:
- the LOC109903120 gene encoding guanine nucleotide-binding protein G(I)/G(S)/G(T) subunit beta-3; protein product: MGEMDTLKKEADGLKAQIEAGRKAVNDTTMATLASGVAAAPRVQLKNRKTLKGHLAKIYGLHWSADNRHMVSASQDGKLLIWDTYTGNKVYAVPLKSSWVMSCSMAPSGNLVASGGLDNMCTIANIKGASPKTLRELDAHEGYLSHSRFLNDNEILTASGDTTCCLWDLETGKQKVIYKSHVGDCMCLALSPDQNSFISGACDSSAKLWDIRDGGCKQTFIGHTSDINAIAFYPSGTAVITGSDDCTLKMYDLRADQEVNGYQDAALNAGVTSVSLSSSGRLIFAGYDNFNCNIWDSLKAEKVGVLSGHDNRVSCIGVPDDGLGVCTGSWDSFLKIWN